The genomic stretch GGCCGAGGCGCGGGCGAACCTGCGCGTGTTTATCCAGTCGGCCCGCCAGCGCGGCGAGGCGATGGATCACACGTTGTTTCACGGGCCCCCCGGTCTGGGCAAGACGACGCTGGCGCAGATCATGTCGCGCGAGCTGGGCGTGAATTTTCGTATGACCTCCGGCCCCGTGCTGGCCAAGGCGGGCGATCTGGCGGCGATCCTGACCAATCTGGAAGCGCGCGATGTGTTGTTCATCGACGAAATCCACCGTCTGAATCCGGTGGTCGAAGAGGTGCTGTACCCCGCCCTTGAAGATTTTGAACTGGATCTGGTGATCGGCGAGGGACCGGCGGCGCGCACCGTGCGGATTGAATTGCAGCCCTTTACTTTGGTGGGGGCGACCACGCGGATGGGTCTGCTGACCACGCCGCTGCGCGACCGGTTCGGCATTCCCACACGGCTGAATTTCTACACCGAAGACGAGCTGTTCCAGATCGTCACCGGCAACGCGCGTAAACTCGGCGCACCGGCCGACGAGGGCGGCGCGCGCGAGATTGCGCGGCGCGCGCGCGGCACGCCGCGGATCGCGGGGCGGTTGCTGCGGCGTGTGGTGGACTTTGCCGTGGTCGAAGGCGACGGGCGCGTGACCAAGGAACTGGCCGACAGCGCGCTGACTCGGCTGGGCGTGGACCATCTGGGGCTGGACGGGGCCGACCGTCGGTATTTGCGGCTGATCGCGGAAAACTATGGCGGCGGGCCTGTGGGTATCGAGACTCTGAGCGCCGCGCTGAGCGAAAGCCGCGACTCGCTGGAGGACGTCATCGAGCCGTTCATGCTGCAACAGGGGCTGATCCAGCGCACCCCGCGCGGGCGGATGCTGGCGGCGAAGGCCTGGGCGCACCTGGGGCTGGACGCACCGCGTGGGCCGGATGATTTGTTTGGTTGAGGCTGGCGTTGATACCTTTTATGCCTTCGGCGAGGATATTTTGGGCCAAAAGAAACCATGACCGCTGACCAGATCGAAGCACTGTTCACCCGTGCGGACGGAACCTATGCCTTTGCGCGCTGGGGTCGGCCGATTGCGCCGATTGCGTTCGGCGTGCAGGATGAAACGCTGGGCATGATCAAGGGCGCGATCGAGGCGGTCTGTGCGCTGGCGGGCCATGAAACCACGGATATGGACCCCGAGCTGGGCAGCAATTTCATGTGGTTTTTCTTTCGCGATTGGGACGAGCTGACGCAGGTTCCGGGGCTGGAGCGTATGGTGCCCGATCTGGAACCGCTGGTCGCGCGGCTGAAGGCGGCGGATGCGAACCAGTACCGCGCCTTTCGCTTTGACGAACGCGGCGGGATCAAGGCCTGTTTTGTTTTCTTGCGCATGGACGCGGCGCTGGCGGCCCTGCCTGCTGATACGCTGGTGCTGGGTCAGGTGGCGCAGTCGATATTGCTGTGGTCGGACCGTGCCTTTGCCACGCAGTCGCCGCTGGCCGTTGCGGGGCAGACCACAGTGCTGCGCCCCGAAATCGCGGATGTGATCCGCGCGGCCTATGATCCGGTGATGCCGGTGGCCGCGCAAGATGCGTCACATGCGCTGCGCATGGCGGCGCGGATGGAGGTTGGCCATGGCGCATGAGTTTCCTGTTACAGTTTATTACGAAGACACGGATATGGCGGGCATCGTCTATTACGCCAATTATCTGCGGTTTATCGAACGTGCGCGCTCGGAAATTGTCGAGGAACTGGGCGTGGACCAGCGGGCGATGCGCGCCGAAGGTATCGTTTTTGCGGTCACCCGGGTCGAGGCGGATTATATCGGATCGGCCCGTCTGGGCGACCGTTTGACCGTTGTCACCACTCACGCCCCTGCGGGCGCGGTGCGCTGGGTGTTCGATCAGGAGGTGCGTTTGGGCGACAAGGCCATCTTTCGCGCCAAGGTCACGGCGGCCTGCATGTCAACCGAGGGCCGTCCGACCCGGCTTCCAGCGAAAATACGCGCATTAAGCGGCGTTTGAAGGCTTGTTGCCGCCATTGTGATAGCTTTCCGCTTGGAGTTTCGCTAGTTTCCGCTCAAGGAAGGCTGAACATAACAGCCGCAGACAAAGAGCAGGCAGATGGAAGCAGACACGCTGGCTTTGGCGCAGGGGATAGATTTCTCGCTGTGGAGCCTTTTCGCACGCGCCACAATCGCAGTTAAATTCGTTATGATCATTCTGATCGTCGCCTCGTTCTGGGCGTGGTCGATCATTGTGCAAAAACTGATCCTATATCGCGCTGCCCGCAGGCAGGCCGCACGTTTTGACGAACGGTTCTGGTCCGGCGAGCCGCTGGACGAGCTGTTCGACGAGATCGGGCCGAACCCGCGCGGCAGTGCCGAGAATATTTTCGCGGCCGGCATGACCGAATGGCGGCGCTCGCATCGTGACGATGGCGGGCTGATCGCAGGGGCCACCGCGCGGATCGACCGCAGCATGGATGTGGCGATCAACAAAGAGACGGAAGACCTGCAAAAGGGGCTGACCGTGCTGGCCACGGTCGGATCGACGGCCCCGTTTATCGGGCTGTTCGGGACGGTTGTCGGTATCATGACCGCCTTTATCGAGATTGCAGAACAGCAGAACACCAGCCTTGCGGTTGTGGCGCCGGGCATCGCCGAGGCCTTGCTGGCCACCGGTCTGGGCCTGCTGGCCGCGATTCCTGCGGTGATTTTCTACAACAAGCTTTCTGCGGATTGTGACCGCATCATTGCGGGCTACGAAGCGTTCTCGGACGAGTTTGCCACCATCCTGTCGCGCCAGTTGGACAGCTGAGCCATGGGTGCAGGTGTGATGCAAAACGACAGGGGCGGCGGGCGGCGACGCAAGCGCAGCCGTGCGCGCCCGATGGCCGAGATCAACGTCACGCCCTTTGTGGACGTGATGTTGGTGCTTTTGATCATCTTCATGGTGGCCGCCCCCTTGTTGACGGTTGGCGTTCCG from Pseudosulfitobacter sp. DSM 107133 encodes the following:
- the ruvB gene encoding Holliday junction branch migration DNA helicase RuvB, giving the protein MSDIDPTVRSAPMPEDGHDRALRPQMLDDFVGQAEARANLRVFIQSARQRGEAMDHTLFHGPPGLGKTTLAQIMSRELGVNFRMTSGPVLAKAGDLAAILTNLEARDVLFIDEIHRLNPVVEEVLYPALEDFELDLVIGEGPAARTVRIELQPFTLVGATTRMGLLTTPLRDRFGIPTRLNFYTEDELFQIVTGNARKLGAPADEGGAREIARRARGTPRIAGRLLRRVVDFAVVEGDGRVTKELADSALTRLGVDHLGLDGADRRYLRLIAENYGGGPVGIETLSAALSESRDSLEDVIEPFMLQQGLIQRTPRGRMLAAKAWAHLGLDAPRGPDDLFG
- a CDS encoding YbgC/FadM family acyl-CoA thioesterase; its protein translation is MAHEFPVTVYYEDTDMAGIVYYANYLRFIERARSEIVEELGVDQRAMRAEGIVFAVTRVEADYIGSARLGDRLTVVTTHAPAGAVRWVFDQEVRLGDKAIFRAKVTAACMSTEGRPTRLPAKIRALSGV
- the tolQ gene encoding protein TolQ gives rise to the protein MEADTLALAQGIDFSLWSLFARATIAVKFVMIILIVASFWAWSIIVQKLILYRAARRQAARFDERFWSGEPLDELFDEIGPNPRGSAENIFAAGMTEWRRSHRDDGGLIAGATARIDRSMDVAINKETEDLQKGLTVLATVGSTAPFIGLFGTVVGIMTAFIEIAEQQNTSLAVVAPGIAEALLATGLGLLAAIPAVIFYNKLSADCDRIIAGYEAFSDEFATILSRQLDS